The Lytechinus pictus isolate F3 Inbred chromosome 10, Lp3.0, whole genome shotgun sequence genome includes a window with the following:
- the LOC129269461 gene encoding suppressor of cytokine signaling 2-like, producing MPPHTMNHRENCRTARRGTPATSADQFQLPPARPRTTQQDLERLINTLNVLQISGWYHGAMTFREAKQKLKGCSNGTFLVRDSSDDRYLYALSVKTPRGTTSVRIEYEDGLFMLDTEECLRRSVPSFDCVIKLLQYYIRMSREKNCVDANGNSSTIKPKTRSGHLVWLERSGRKDTEAQIIKPLTSNVPSLQHLCRCTINRTVEPRFINDLSIPRTLKKYVQEYPYSL from the coding sequence ATGCCGCCACACACCATGAACCATCGTGAAAACTGTCGGACTGCTCGACGGGGCACGCCGGCTACATCAGCGGACCAGTTCCAGCTACCACCGGCTAGGCCGCGTACTACCCAACAAGATCTGGAAAGACTGATCAACACGTTAAACGTTCTCCAGATTTCGGGCTGGTATCATGGAGCCATGACATTTCGTGAGGCCAAGCAAAAGTTGAAAGGCTGCTCAAATGGGACATTTTTAGTCCGGGACAGTTCTGACGACCGTTACCTCTACGCGCTCAGCGTCAAGACACCGCGAGGGACAACAAGTGTCAGGATTGAATACGAAGATGGATTATTTATGCTCGACACTGAGGAATGTCTCCGTAGATCCGTGCCAAGCTTTGATTGTGTCATAAAACTTTTACAGTACTACATTAGGATGAGCAGGGAGAAAAATTGTGTTGACGCCAATGGGAACAGCTCGACCATCAAACCGAAAACTAGGTCTGGACATTTGGTATGGCTTGAACGATCAGGCCGTAAGGACACCGAAGCTCAAATCATAAAACCACTCACCTCCAACGTGCCCAGTCTACAACATTTATGTCGCTGTACAATAAACAGGACTGTGGAACCAAGATTTATAAACGATTTAAGCATACCACGTACCTTAAAGAAATACGTCCAGGAATACCCATACAGTCTATGA